Proteins co-encoded in one Lynx canadensis isolate LIC74 chromosome C1, mLynCan4.pri.v2, whole genome shotgun sequence genomic window:
- the SH2D5 gene encoding SH2 domain-containing protein 5: MQKAGAGGRRASDCGPAPHRPRCITKFAQYVGSFPVDDLDPQESVWLVQRQLWALKDCPRRRAVILKFSLQGLKIYSGEGEVLLMAHALRRVLYSTWCPADCQFAFVARNPQSPASKLFCHLFVGNQPGEVQILHLLLCRSFQLAYLLQHPEERAQPEPCLASAGDVPLKPLSSPGGPPGLVREPFSRDQLSQNVHALVSFRRLPAEGPVGSGKELPESEGRGGTRHARLGNPYCSPTLVRKKAIRSKVIRSGAYRGCTYETQLQLSAREAFPAAWEVWPRGPGGPSCLVESEGSLTENIWAFAGISRPSALALLRRDVLGAFLLWPEPGASGQWCLSVRTQCGVVPHQVFRNHLGRYCVEHLPAEFASLEALVEHHAGTGRSFFCSLNMGRLNPGYEEQDRGSEGRPPRTLRPLGHAKSEAELQGLG; this comes from the exons ATGCAGAAGGCCGGGGCAGGGGGCCGGAGAGCCTCTGACTGCGGCCCAGCCCCTCACCGGCCCAGGTGCATCACCAAGTTCGCCCAG TATGTGGGTTCCTTCCCTGTGGACGACCTGGACCCCCAGGAGAGCGTGTGGCTGGTTCAACGACAGCTGTGGGCACTGAAG GATTGTCCCAGACGCCGGGCTGTCATCCTGAAATTCAGCCTTCAGGGCCTCAAGATCTACAGCGGGGAGGGTGAG GTGCTCCTGATGGCTCATGCTCTGAGGCGCGTGCTCTACTCTACCTGGTGCCCAGCTGACTGCCAGTTTGCCTTCGTGGCCCGAAACCCCCAGAGCCCAGCCAGCAAGCTCTTTTGCCACCTCTTTGTAGGCAACCAGCCCGGAGAG GTCCAGATCCTGCACCTGCTGCTCTGCCGTTCCTTCCAGCTTGCTTACCTCTTGCAGCACCCTGAGGAGCGGGCACAGCCTGAGCCCTGCCTGGCGTCTGCAGGAGACGTGCCCCTGAAGCCACTGTCCAGCCCGGGGGGCCCCCCTGGCCTTGTACGGGAACCCTTCAGCCGGGATCAGCTTTCACAGAACGTTCATGCATTGGTCTCCTTCCGGCGGCTTCCTGCAGAGGGGCCTGTGGGCAGTGGG AAGGAGCTGCCAGAGTCAGAAGGCCGTGGGGGCACCCGCCATGCCCGCCTGGGGAATCCCTACTGCTCACCCACACTGGTGCGCAAGAAGGCCATTCGCAGCAAGGTGATCCGCTCCGGGGCTTACCGAGGCTGTACCTATGAGACTCAGCTGCAGCTGTCAGCTCGGGAGGCCT TCCCTGCTGCGTGGGAAGTGTGGCCCCGGGGGCCTGGTGGTCCCTCGTGCCTGGTGGAGAGTGAGGGCAGTCTGACGGAGAACATCTGGGCCTTTGCTGGCATCTCCAG gcCCAGTGCCCTGGCCCTGCTGCGGAGAGACGTGCTTGGGGCCTTCCTGCTGTGGCCCGAGCCGGGCGCCAGTGGCCAGTGGTGCCTGTCAGTGCGGACACAGTGCGGCGTGGTGCCCCACCAGGTCTTCCGGAACCACCTGGGCCGCTACTGCGTGGAG CACCTGCCTGCTGAGTTCGCCAGCCTGGAGGCCCTGGTGGAGCACCATGCCGGGACAGGGCGAAGCTTCTTCTGCTCCCTCAACATGGGCCGCCTGAACCCTGGCTATGAGGAGCAGGACCGGGGGTCCGAGGGCAGACCCCCCCGGACACTGCGGCCCCTTGGCCATGCCAAGTCCGAGGCGGAGCTGCAGGGCCTGGGCTAG